The Chlorocebus sabaeus isolate Y175 chromosome 6, mChlSab1.0.hap1, whole genome shotgun sequence genome has a segment encoding these proteins:
- the LOC140711966 gene encoding pregnancy-specific beta-1-glycoprotein 7-like isoform X3, producing MGPLSAPPCTLHITWKELLLTVETPKPSISSSNLNPREATETVILSCDPDTQDVSYLWWINGQSLPISRKLQLSENNRTLVLFNVTKDTAGPYECEMKNPVSSSRSDPVTLNLLSELCKSYITSNINPMENKNAVALTCEPKTQGYTYMWWVNGQSLPVSPRLKQPGKIRILILPNVTRNDTGTYECEIWDRVASICSDPVTLDVLYGPDIPSIFPSRTNYRSGQNLYLYCLTDSNPPAEYTWTINGRFLQSGPRIYIPQITTKHSGLYRCSVRNSATGSECSTFKSIRVSGKWIPASLSTGF from the exons TGGAGACTCCCAAGCCCTCCATCTCCAGCAGCAACTTAAACCCCAGGGAGGCCACGGAGACTGTGATCTTATCCTGTGATCCTGACACTCAGGATGTAAGCTACCTGTGGTGGATAAATGGTCAGAGCCTCCCTATCAGTCGCAAGTTGCAGTTGTCCGAAAACAACAGGACCCTCGTTCTATTTAATGTCACAAAGGATACTGCAGGACCCTATGAATGTGAAATGAAGAACCCAGTGAGTTCCAGCCGCAGTGACCCAGTCACCCTGAATCTCCTCT CAGAGCTGTGCAAGTCCTACATCACCAGCAACATCAACCCCATGGAGAATAAGAACGCTGTAGCCTTAACTTGTGAACCTAAGACTCAGGGCTACACCTACATGTGGTGGGTAAATGGTCAGAGCCTCCCGGTCAGTCCCAGGCTAAAGCAACCCGGTAAAATCAGAATCCTCATTCTACCCAATGTCACAAGAAATGACACAGGAACCTATGAATGTGAAATATGGGACCGAGTTGCTAGCATCTGCAGTGACCCAGTCACCCTGGATGTCCTCT ATGGTCCAGACATCCCCAGCATTTTCCCTTCACGGACCAACTACCGTTCAGGACAAAACCTCTACTTGTACTGCCTCACGGACTCTAATCCACCGGCAGAGTATACTTGGACGATAAATGGGAGGTTTCTGCAATCAGGACCAAGGATCTATATCCCCCAAATTACTACAAAGCATAGCGGGCTCTATCGTTGCTCTGTTCGTAACTCAGCCACTGGCAGCGAATGTTCTACATTCAAGTCGATCAGAGTCTCAGGTAAGTGGATACCTGCATCATTGTCAACAGGGTTTTAG